The Petropleomorpha daqingensis genome includes a window with the following:
- a CDS encoding FKBP-type peptidyl-prolyl cis-trans isomerase: protein MAELTRPDVDPPSGPAPDDLVIEDIVVGDGPEATPGSLVSAHYVGVTHDGGETFDASWDRGDPLEFRLGVGMVIQGWDEGITGMKVGGRRRLTIPAHKAYGDRGAGGVIKPGATLVFVVDLVGVR, encoded by the coding sequence GTGGCCGAGCTGACCCGACCGGACGTCGATCCGCCCAGCGGTCCTGCGCCGGACGACCTGGTGATCGAGGACATCGTCGTGGGCGACGGCCCGGAGGCCACGCCCGGCAGCCTGGTGAGCGCGCACTACGTCGGCGTCACGCACGACGGCGGCGAGACGTTCGACGCATCCTGGGACCGCGGCGATCCCTTGGAGTTCCGGCTCGGCGTCGGCATGGTCATCCAGGGCTGGGACGAGGGCATCACCGGCATGAAGGTCGGCGGCCGCCGCCGGCTGACGATCCCGGCGCACAAGGCCTACGGCGACCGCGGCGCGGGTGGCGTCATCAAGCCGGGCGCCACGCTCGTCTTCGTCGTGGACCTCGTGGGCGTGCGGTAG
- a CDS encoding MFS transporter, protein MARLPRALAPLRHSAYRLLAVSMALSLLSAGLWAIAVVWQVVALGGGPAALSLVSGLSAGGMLASTLLGGALADRLPQRHILLAVSLVQAGSVGVVAALSLTGVVTLGELAAVALVGGIATGLYYPAYSAQVPALVPEGDLLAVNGLEGMVRPMLQNAAGPAAAGLLVAALSPGAALAATAVVSLLAAACLAALPATPARRAPLEEGAPRPGLLTDVREGFGYMARTPWLLATLLFAAFMLLAFMGPLEVLVPFAVRESGGGPTQHGYVLAAFGLGGAVGSLVVASRRLPRRYLTVMNLLWALGCVPIVVFGFGASLVVMVVAGAVMGAMFEAGMVIWGTLLQRRVPPALLGRVSSLDFFVSLSFMPLSMALAGTVSQVLGLTATFLVAGLAPPVLGLVAILAARLPADELAHPLDVPAREQEPEPVEEPAVLVEPVLDCV, encoded by the coding sequence ATGGCCCGCCTGCCGCGCGCGTTGGCGCCGCTGCGGCACTCCGCCTACCGGCTGCTCGCCGTCTCGATGGCGCTGTCGCTGCTGAGCGCGGGGCTGTGGGCGATCGCCGTGGTCTGGCAGGTCGTGGCCCTCGGTGGGGGCCCGGCGGCGCTGTCGCTGGTCAGCGGCCTGTCCGCCGGCGGCATGCTGGCCAGCACGCTGCTCGGCGGCGCGCTGGCCGACCGGCTGCCGCAGCGGCACATCCTGCTGGCCGTCTCGCTGGTCCAGGCCGGCTCGGTCGGGGTGGTCGCCGCGCTGTCGCTGACCGGCGTCGTCACGCTCGGCGAGCTGGCCGCGGTGGCGCTGGTCGGCGGGATCGCCACCGGCCTCTACTACCCGGCCTACTCGGCGCAGGTGCCGGCCCTGGTGCCGGAGGGCGACCTGCTCGCCGTCAACGGCCTCGAGGGCATGGTCCGCCCGATGCTGCAGAACGCGGCCGGCCCCGCGGCGGCCGGGCTGCTCGTCGCGGCCCTCTCCCCCGGCGCCGCCCTGGCCGCGACCGCGGTCGTCTCGCTGCTCGCCGCGGCGTGCCTGGCGGCGCTCCCGGCCACCCCGGCCCGGCGCGCGCCGCTCGAGGAGGGGGCGCCGCGCCCGGGGCTGCTCACCGACGTCCGCGAGGGCTTCGGGTACATGGCCCGGACACCGTGGCTGCTGGCGACGCTGCTGTTCGCGGCGTTCATGCTGCTGGCGTTCATGGGGCCGCTCGAGGTGCTGGTGCCCTTCGCCGTCCGGGAGTCCGGCGGCGGCCCGACGCAGCACGGCTACGTGCTGGCGGCGTTCGGGCTGGGCGGTGCGGTCGGCTCCCTGGTCGTGGCCTCGCGGCGGCTGCCCCGCCGCTACCTGACGGTGATGAACCTGCTGTGGGCGCTCGGGTGCGTGCCGATCGTGGTGTTCGGCTTCGGCGCCTCCCTGGTCGTCATGGTCGTCGCCGGTGCCGTCATGGGCGCCATGTTCGAGGCGGGCATGGTCATCTGGGGCACGCTGCTGCAGCGGCGGGTGCCGCCGGCGCTGCTCGGGCGGGTGTCCAGCCTCGACTTCTTCGTCTCGCTGAGCTTCATGCCGCTGTCGATGGCGCTGGCCGGCACGGTCAGCCAGGTCCTCGGCCTGACGGCGACGTTCCTCGTGGCCGGGCTCGCGCCGCCGGTGCTCGGGCTAGTCGCGATCCTCGCGGCGCGGCTGCCGGCCGACGAGCTCGCGCACCCGCTCGACGTCCCGGCGCGCGAGCAGGAGCCCGAGCCGGTCGAGGAACCAGCTGTGCTGGTCGAGCCCGTGCTCGACTGCGTCTGA